A genomic region of Arachis hypogaea cultivar Tifrunner chromosome 5, arahy.Tifrunner.gnm2.J5K5, whole genome shotgun sequence contains the following coding sequences:
- the LOC112802590 gene encoding large ribosomal subunit protein P3z, producing the protein MEVFTFVLRKSGAEWTVKQHSGDIEDTASSTYDLQRKLVNAARAADSSGAVQSSFSFVSPSSAVFQVVVGGAVFVGGAVAAAPAGGAAAESAAAPAAEKKEEKVEKEEDEDFGMSLFD; encoded by the coding sequence ATGGAAGTATTCACATTCGTTCTCCGCAAATCCGGCGCCGAGTGGACTGTGAAGCAGCACTCCGGCGACATCGAGGACACCGCCTCCTCCACCTACGACCTTCAACGCAAGCTCGTCAATGCCGCTCGCGCCGCTGATTCCTCCGGCGCCGTTCAGTCCTCTTTCTCTTTCGTTTCTCCCTCCTCTGCTGTCTTCCAGGTGGTTGTGGGTGGTGCAGTCTTCGTTGGAGGTGCTGTTGCTGCTGCTCCTGCTGGTGGTGCTGCCGCAGAGAGCGCCGCCGCCCCTGCTGccgagaagaaagaagagaaggtcgaGAAAGAGGAAGACGAAGATTTTGGAATGTCACTCTTTGATTAA